In one Zobellia galactanivorans genomic region, the following are encoded:
- a CDS encoding response regulator, translating to MKILTIDDQQLILLSVERRLLELGYEVKTASSGAQGIEVYNDFHPDLVLVDINMPGMSGLKVVEHIRVNEKSDIPILIMSGNTDEKIIVDGFDLGINDYMKKPVSLDEMAARIKRIIGAPDVQKQAVNSDNARMLQKNCVGVVIPCYNEEDRLSGPEFKAFAQENLGYHLCFVNDGSTDKTLEVLHELRKGNESNISIYNCEKNGGKAEAVRQGILHMIKDEQLDYLGYLDADLSTDFRDFDDLVKTIETSQFKIVSGSRISRMGANITKESARKVISMTINLIIQTILGMPFKDTQCGAKIMDREIASTMFNKKFITKWLFDVEIFMRMRKHYGKEEAKRIICEQPLKRWIHADGSKLSMKDSVKIVGQLAKIAVSYR from the coding sequence ATGAAAATATTAACCATTGACGACCAACAGCTGATTTTGCTTTCGGTTGAAAGGCGATTGTTAGAATTAGGATATGAAGTTAAAACGGCCAGTTCTGGCGCGCAGGGAATTGAAGTCTATAACGACTTTCACCCTGATCTGGTTTTAGTGGATATAAATATGCCGGGTATGTCCGGACTTAAAGTAGTTGAGCATATACGGGTAAACGAAAAATCAGATATCCCGATTTTGATTATGTCGGGCAATACTGATGAAAAAATCATTGTTGATGGTTTTGATTTAGGTATCAATGACTATATGAAAAAACCTGTGAGCTTAGATGAAATGGCTGCACGGATAAAGAGAATTATAGGTGCGCCCGACGTTCAAAAACAAGCTGTTAATAGTGATAATGCCCGAATGCTTCAAAAGAATTGTGTGGGTGTAGTTATTCCTTGTTACAACGAAGAAGACCGTTTGTCAGGGCCAGAATTCAAAGCTTTTGCGCAGGAGAATTTAGGCTATCATTTATGTTTTGTAAATGACGGAAGTACGGATAAAACCCTAGAAGTGTTACATGAACTTCGTAAAGGGAACGAGTCCAATATAAGCATATATAATTGTGAGAAGAACGGAGGTAAGGCGGAAGCGGTGCGCCAGGGTATCTTACATATGATTAAAGATGAGCAATTAGATTATTTGGGATATTTAGATGCCGATCTTTCTACGGATTTTAGAGATTTTGACGATTTGGTTAAGACCATTGAAACTTCACAATTTAAGATCGTCAGCGGTTCCCGCATCAGTAGGATGGGGGCGAACATTACCAAGGAATCGGCCAGAAAGGTCATAAGTATGACCATTAACCTGATCATACAGACCATTTTGGGTATGCCGTTTAAGGATACCCAATGTGGGGCCAAGATTATGGACCGTGAGATAGCCTCTACTATGTTCAATAAAAAGTTCATTACCAAATGGCTTTTTGATGTGGAGATATTTATGCGCATGAGAAAGCACTACGGAAAGGAAGAGGCCAAACGTATCATTTGTGAACAGCCGCTCAAAAGGTGGATCCATGCCGATGGTTCTAAATTATCTATGAAAGACTCGGTTAAAATTGTTGGTCAATTGGCCAAGATCGCGGTTTCCTATCGATAG
- a CDS encoding oligosaccharide flippase family protein yields MTAIKLMLKKVSQEQLFMGSVLLVNGGNYLYNLLLGRLLGPAAFSEAALLVTLLLVLSFMGMTFQLATAKFAVIFSGREWDVFKNISYRQASIVGLVIGVLILVFSKQLQSLFNTDSHWMFVIFGLGIPIYFFMSVNRGAYQGRQEFAKLSITYQTEMWSRLLLTMILLFLLDIEPGTLVALGIFLSFLFGLFPSDSTSISFKESRKLSPDNAKRVSQFIWLTACYEFTQIIINNSDVLLVKHYFEPMEAGLYASLALIGRVVYFVAWMFVMLLLPVVVQKQKDGEPTAPILFKYVSYIGLLSAGIVVVCYFFPELIITLMFGDSYIAMSSLLWQYALATSLFAISNIFAYYFLSLDHYVPVILSGVLGLSQILLVVLYHESLDRVVHMQLIAMSVLLLVQLLYFAHKELGRNGTPEKAREE; encoded by the coding sequence ATGACCGCCATCAAACTAATGTTGAAGAAAGTATCCCAAGAACAGTTGTTCATGGGGAGCGTTCTTTTGGTAAACGGCGGCAACTACCTATACAATTTGCTATTGGGGCGCCTATTGGGCCCTGCCGCTTTTTCGGAAGCTGCACTTTTGGTAACCTTATTATTGGTCTTGTCCTTTATGGGAATGACTTTTCAGTTGGCTACCGCAAAATTTGCGGTTATTTTTTCGGGCCGTGAATGGGATGTATTTAAAAACATCAGTTACCGTCAGGCCAGTATCGTAGGTCTGGTCATTGGGGTCCTCATTCTTGTTTTTTCAAAACAACTGCAATCGCTTTTTAATACCGATAGCCATTGGATGTTTGTCATCTTCGGCCTAGGTATACCTATTTATTTTTTTATGAGTGTCAATAGGGGGGCTTATCAAGGTAGACAAGAGTTTGCCAAATTGTCCATTACCTATCAGACCGAAATGTGGAGCCGATTGCTACTAACCATGATTTTGCTCTTTTTATTGGATATTGAGCCTGGAACATTGGTAGCCTTGGGTATCTTTTTGTCTTTTTTGTTCGGACTTTTTCCTTCCGACAGTACATCCATATCCTTTAAGGAATCTAGAAAGTTGAGTCCCGATAATGCAAAGCGGGTCTCACAGTTTATCTGGTTGACCGCTTGTTACGAGTTTACCCAGATTATCATAAACAATAGTGACGTATTGCTGGTAAAGCATTACTTCGAACCTATGGAGGCGGGGCTATATGCTTCATTGGCCCTAATAGGTAGGGTAGTGTATTTTGTGGCTTGGATGTTCGTGATGTTATTGTTGCCCGTAGTCGTGCAGAAACAGAAAGATGGAGAACCTACAGCGCCCATATTATTTAAATATGTATCGTATATAGGACTATTGTCGGCCGGTATCGTGGTGGTCTGTTACTTTTTTCCGGAATTGATCATTACCCTAATGTTCGGGGATTCCTATATCGCTATGTCTAGTTTGTTATGGCAGTACGCCCTGGCCACATCGCTGTTTGCCATATCGAATATTTTCGCCTATTACTTTTTGTCCCTAGACCACTATGTACCCGTAATCCTTTCTGGGGTATTGGGGCTTTCGCAGATTTTATTGGTAGTGCTCTATCATGAGAGCCTTGATCGTGTGGTACATATGCAGCTTATTGCCATGTCGGTACTATTGTTGGTGCAGTTGCTGTATTTCGCCCATAAGGAATTGGGCCGGAACGGCACGCCCGAAAAAGCTAGGGAAGAATAA
- a CDS encoding tetratricopeptide repeat protein gives MLKLYTLCLFLFLSFYGMAQNPLQPGFTLLENGSFEQAETFFEGYLSDDPKNKTALICYGRAVGLSGEPEKATELFADLLKEYPGDFEIQINYNESFLWDKKFEKAEPLYAELVEAYPENFGAVLGYANTLSNLKKYKEALEWVEKALVIQPGNPSAKTSRKYMRLGYANAYVNAQNYKKGESLLKEIFIDFPEDKDALLNLANLYLITKEVDQAKATYQRLATSSKDSITALNGIALAEHIGENDKQALVVATTAKEKAKTLGDEALMEKTYDRYVQALIWNRKYNLAKTEITTLETKYADKNWLYALKAMHGLYTGSPKKSVANYDAILKNDSASFDGNLGKANALFAADLIVPAYQAAFGTLKIFKDQKDAIGFIDKLNISFTPTIDEHLAYTFDNGKNVAISTNTTATVPLSTKFSTNLSYNYRTTENTITDNKASSHVLSAGFDYKFLPKTTFKAVAGLNKSSFDTEDYTQPVIDVKLLLQPFKLQNLELGYKREIQNFNADLIEREIIMNHLGLNYNLGTNFNLGWYTQAIHTTQSDNNTRNLLFTSLYYNVLRKPALKVGLNYQYLSFAEQLPTIYFSPEKYQAVEVFADLRGDIAKNTQYMMSAATGLQQVEDDPNTVIFRAEAGITHKFSKRFSGNLYGKYSNIASATAAGFEFTEIGLKLKWLITKKPLFYKRIVQ, from the coding sequence ATGTTAAAACTATATACGCTCTGTTTATTCCTGTTCCTTTCTTTTTACGGAATGGCCCAAAATCCGCTTCAACCGGGTTTCACCTTGTTGGAAAACGGCAGTTTTGAGCAAGCGGAGACTTTCTTTGAAGGTTATCTTTCCGATGACCCAAAGAACAAAACCGCATTAATCTGTTATGGTCGTGCCGTAGGCCTAAGTGGCGAGCCCGAAAAGGCCACGGAACTGTTCGCCGACCTCTTAAAAGAATACCCTGGTGATTTTGAAATACAGATAAATTATAACGAATCTTTTCTCTGGGATAAAAAATTCGAAAAGGCAGAACCCCTTTATGCCGAACTCGTAGAAGCCTACCCAGAGAATTTTGGCGCCGTACTAGGGTATGCCAATACGCTAAGTAACCTAAAGAAATATAAAGAAGCCTTGGAATGGGTAGAAAAGGCCCTAGTGATCCAGCCTGGCAACCCCAGTGCCAAAACTTCGCGAAAATATATGCGTTTGGGGTATGCCAATGCCTATGTCAATGCCCAAAACTACAAGAAGGGAGAAAGCCTATTAAAGGAAATTTTTATCGATTTTCCCGAAGACAAAGACGCTTTGCTCAATCTTGCCAACCTCTATTTGATCACCAAGGAAGTGGACCAGGCCAAAGCCACCTACCAACGCCTTGCCACCTCATCAAAAGACTCGATTACAGCGCTTAACGGCATTGCCCTTGCCGAGCATATAGGCGAGAACGACAAACAGGCCTTGGTAGTTGCCACAACGGCAAAGGAAAAAGCCAAGACATTGGGAGATGAAGCCTTAATGGAAAAGACCTACGACCGCTATGTTCAAGCCCTGATATGGAACCGAAAATACAATCTGGCCAAAACCGAAATCACTACCTTGGAAACCAAGTATGCCGATAAAAACTGGTTATATGCACTCAAGGCCATGCACGGCCTATATACCGGCTCACCGAAAAAGAGTGTCGCCAATTACGATGCCATTTTAAAAAATGATAGTGCCTCCTTTGATGGCAATCTAGGAAAGGCCAATGCGCTTTTTGCAGCAGACCTCATCGTTCCCGCGTACCAAGCGGCCTTTGGAACCCTAAAGATTTTCAAGGACCAAAAAGATGCCATAGGTTTTATCGACAAGTTAAACATAAGCTTTACCCCTACGATAGACGAACACTTGGCCTACACTTTTGACAACGGTAAGAACGTTGCCATATCCACCAATACTACGGCCACCGTTCCCTTATCAACCAAGTTTAGCACCAACCTATCCTATAATTACAGGACTACGGAAAATACAATAACCGACAACAAGGCAAGTTCACATGTACTTTCCGCCGGTTTCGATTACAAATTCCTTCCAAAAACCACTTTTAAGGCCGTAGCAGGCCTGAACAAGTCCAGCTTTGACACAGAGGACTACACCCAACCCGTAATCGATGTAAAGCTCTTATTGCAACCTTTCAAGCTGCAAAACCTTGAACTGGGGTATAAGCGCGAGATCCAGAACTTTAACGCCGACCTGATCGAACGTGAAATCATCATGAACCATCTGGGCCTAAACTACAACCTGGGTACCAACTTTAATCTGGGCTGGTATACCCAAGCTATACATACCACACAAAGTGACAATAACACCCGCAACCTTTTGTTCACCTCCCTGTACTATAACGTGTTGCGCAAACCGGCCCTTAAGGTCGGGCTGAACTACCAGTACCTCTCTTTTGCGGAACAATTGCCTACCATTTATTTTAGTCCCGAAAAATACCAAGCGGTAGAGGTATTTGCCGATCTGCGGGGCGATATAGCCAAGAACACACAATATATGATGAGTGCGGCAACGGGCCTACAGCAGGTAGAAGATGACCCCAATACCGTAATATTTCGGGCCGAAGCTGGTATAACACATAAATTTTCGAAGCGTTTTAGCGGTAATTTATACGGAAAGTACAGTAACATAGCATCGGCTACCGCGGCAGGATTCGAGTTTACCGAAATCGGATTAAAGCTAAAATGGCTGATTACCAAAAAGCCCCTGTTTTACAAACGCATAGTCCAATAA
- a CDS encoding glycosyltransferase, which translates to MKLAIVTAYPPSKVTLTEYGYYLVKHFRLQEEVTEIILMTDRTDDPKDLSFEGEGCKITVEECWDFNSYTNLWRVNKAIKTHSPDAVLFNLQFLKFGDKKIPAALGLMLPYMSKLKGIPTISLLHNILEQVDLDSAGFTKSKLLQKIYGFIGTTLTKFVLASDILAVTISKYVTILEEKYKAKNIALIPHGSFETPPEPDFSLPPGPKQVMAFGKFGTYKKVEVLIEAIEVIRNRSNEDIEIVIAGTDSPNTPGYLKKMEEVYSHVPQIRFTGYVAEEDVPVIFGESAVVVFPYTSTTGSSGVLHQAGSYGKAVALPDLGDLSVLVQEEGYRGEFFLPENKISLADAIEKILTDEAYRTELARANYEAACSLPMSAIAKMYLDYFKAIQVQKTKGQIIDVNAIGLTHEKTKA; encoded by the coding sequence ATGAAATTAGCCATTGTAACCGCATATCCGCCCAGTAAAGTAACATTGACCGAATACGGATATTATCTTGTAAAACACTTTAGGTTGCAAGAAGAGGTCACCGAAATTATTTTAATGACCGATAGAACGGATGACCCAAAAGACCTTTCCTTTGAGGGCGAGGGTTGTAAGATTACCGTTGAAGAGTGTTGGGATTTTAATAGCTATACCAATTTATGGCGGGTCAACAAGGCGATTAAAACCCATAGTCCCGATGCCGTACTTTTTAACCTGCAATTTTTGAAGTTCGGGGACAAAAAGATACCGGCAGCCTTAGGGTTGATGTTGCCTTATATGAGCAAGTTAAAGGGTATACCCACTATTTCCTTACTGCATAATATTTTGGAACAAGTAGATTTGGACAGTGCGGGCTTTACCAAAAGCAAGTTGCTTCAGAAGATATACGGTTTTATCGGTACTACTTTGACGAAGTTCGTTCTGGCTTCCGATATATTGGCGGTGACTATCAGCAAATATGTAACTATTCTAGAGGAAAAATACAAGGCCAAGAACATTGCCTTGATCCCCCATGGATCTTTCGAAACCCCACCGGAACCTGATTTTAGCTTGCCCCCCGGGCCCAAGCAGGTAATGGCTTTTGGCAAGTTCGGTACCTATAAAAAGGTCGAGGTGCTGATTGAGGCCATAGAGGTCATTCGAAATAGAAGTAATGAAGACATTGAAATCGTAATCGCCGGAACGGATAGTCCGAATACGCCGGGATATCTCAAAAAAATGGAGGAAGTCTACAGTCATGTTCCCCAAATACGTTTTACGGGCTACGTTGCCGAAGAAGATGTGCCGGTTATTTTTGGCGAAAGCGCCGTTGTGGTCTTTCCTTATACCTCTACCACTGGTAGTTCGGGCGTATTGCACCAAGCCGGAAGTTATGGTAAAGCCGTGGCCTTACCTGATTTGGGCGACTTGAGCGTACTGGTCCAGGAAGAAGGGTATAGAGGGGAATTCTTTTTACCCGAAAACAAAATATCCCTAGCGGATGCAATAGAAAAAATACTCACCGATGAGGCCTATAGAACCGAACTGGCCCGGGCGAATTACGAAGCGGCATGCTCACTACCAATGAGTGCTATCGCCAAAATGTATTTAGATTATTTCAAGGCCATTCAAGTGCAAAAAACGAAAGGGCAGATAATAGACGTAAACGCCATCGGACTAACTCACGAAAAAACAAAAGCATAA
- a CDS encoding TetR/AcrR family transcriptional regulator yields MSSSLEPLARKKQYNEEEVIEKATALFWKNGYEATTVRMLEKEMGINQFSIYSSFGNKQGVFLESINAYKKRIRCITEKLAQSNNGKEGIKQYFYDFLEFAKEDGKNKGCLVTNTVNEIKADADPLIMEQLMEFANSIKQLFIDNLLQEEGKTGEEAKRQSNYLMNSLLGLSVSSKVFDQSQLKDTIEITFLNL; encoded by the coding sequence TTGTCGTCTAGTTTAGAACCATTGGCCAGAAAAAAGCAATATAACGAAGAAGAGGTGATAGAAAAGGCCACGGCCCTTTTCTGGAAGAATGGCTATGAGGCCACTACAGTACGTATGCTGGAAAAGGAAATGGGGATTAACCAGTTTTCCATTTATTCTAGTTTTGGCAATAAACAGGGCGTATTCTTAGAAAGTATTAACGCCTACAAAAAAAGAATACGCTGCATAACCGAAAAGCTGGCCCAGTCCAATAACGGTAAGGAAGGTATCAAGCAATACTTCTATGATTTTTTAGAGTTTGCAAAAGAAGACGGTAAAAACAAAGGCTGTCTTGTGACCAATACGGTCAATGAGATCAAGGCCGATGCAGACCCCTTAATAATGGAGCAGTTGATGGAATTTGCCAACAGTATCAAGCAGTTGTTTATTGATAACCTCTTACAAGAGGAAGGAAAAACCGGGGAAGAAGCAAAGAGGCAATCAAATTATTTGATGAATAGTTTGTTGGGTTTGTCAGTTTCGTCAAAAGTTTTCGACCAAAGCCAACTCAAGGACACCATTGAAATTACGTTTTTGAACCTATAA
- a CDS encoding membrane protein, with amino-acid sequence MQRTNVLLILALVIGIAFHGSSIFFTLETTYDALIHLFFADHYANSWFEPWDYRWYTGFTVQAYPPLVHQSIGILSHIGGLKFGMFSVALIGIVLFITGAYRFGLLMTGDRKIAGYTALLAVFSSTFVETLHIFGQLPSIIGLSILLHSLPEIYLWVKTGKSRYLATSLSLIAVTVTSHHVTPIFGMIFFIFPLLGMAVMDSARDQVNSFREVRFGVFFKQFKKLFWRIVIFGFSSLFLIVTCILPYWINSKKNPITQVPIPHGSRDNFLEVTSSGLVFFVIPWGILTFILPFLFYRYYSRRYIFFGLSFSMLTLLGTGGTTPLPLKLLGETAFNILTLDRFTLWATIMALPLFGEFAYRMVEGDLKDRIQENWGRVYHRILGGLIVGGMLFMVIFTMSLGYFRPSQPQKIKMQPIVNFLSQDSHDHWRYLPLGFGDQMAWLSAQTQAMTVDGNYHSARRLPELTTRAIERLENSKFRGVEGIGSLQQFLTVPEKYNLKYIFSNDKFYDPILYFCGWQRLQQLENGIMVWEKLNVPPFPTIMPKEDVHVALKLMWGIIPILTVLLAFVINIQWIWVRALKLKPLPQGEFVKYAIDHNNFPKRLIVINHIWAFILLIVLGYGTYLFYIKNVDQVAPSNVVEAYYDALDFKEFNKAYSFLNPDSDKTIAQYMLEVSVTDGILSSYAKLDSLGIEFLRQNDTSARVKAATRWITPLESIHKDYYHSLIKKKGKWYIEPSSLDNDLPPDQLFTSNNTTFFNHGRRKITTQQTHHEDVLKQPVLEVLKARLVQYQGSYSIIGELQNVDHVPADVVIKGTLYNDQNKELATYNAKDVAKHKLMPKETTTFRIDFEGIAWSSTKDTLPPTFDPDQFTPMTFDEQPTKFNLQCAGNVANTDLYKQVSLQELVFEDDKISGTLFNSGIQEVTIPQLLISYYDKNQELIWVEHKFLTDGVRIQRKRFFEYKVASLSDIKIINSSLTNCFVNGSPNSEIGKKVFPDRNISHSQDQLQPYSGDGFEFLKFELNSYIGNPK; translated from the coding sequence ATGCAACGTACCAATGTATTATTGATCTTAGCACTGGTCATAGGTATTGCCTTTCACGGGTCTAGCATTTTCTTCACTCTTGAGACAACTTATGATGCCCTGATCCATCTGTTTTTTGCGGACCATTATGCCAATAGTTGGTTTGAGCCGTGGGACTATCGATGGTACACTGGTTTTACCGTGCAGGCCTACCCCCCATTGGTACATCAATCCATTGGTATTCTTTCCCATATAGGCGGACTCAAATTTGGAATGTTCAGCGTAGCCCTTATCGGCATTGTCCTGTTTATAACGGGGGCCTATCGTTTTGGTCTATTGATGACCGGAGACCGGAAAATAGCCGGGTATACCGCCTTGTTGGCGGTCTTTTCATCGACTTTTGTTGAAACCCTACATATTTTCGGGCAATTGCCCAGTATCATAGGCCTATCTATCCTTTTACATTCCTTGCCTGAAATATACCTCTGGGTAAAAACCGGAAAATCGAGGTACCTGGCCACCAGCCTTTCTTTGATTGCCGTAACGGTAACCTCTCATCATGTGACGCCCATTTTTGGTATGATTTTCTTTATCTTTCCCTTACTGGGAATGGCGGTAATGGACTCGGCCAGAGACCAGGTCAACAGCTTTAGGGAAGTACGTTTCGGGGTCTTTTTTAAACAATTTAAAAAGCTGTTCTGGCGCATTGTCATTTTCGGTTTTTCCTCTTTGTTCCTTATCGTTACCTGTATTTTGCCCTACTGGATCAATTCAAAGAAAAACCCCATTACCCAAGTACCCATTCCACATGGTTCAAGGGACAATTTTCTTGAGGTAACCTCATCGGGACTCGTATTCTTCGTTATTCCATGGGGGATTCTCACATTTATCCTGCCCTTTCTTTTTTACCGTTATTATAGCCGACGCTATATCTTTTTCGGATTATCGTTTTCAATGTTGACCCTTTTGGGAACCGGAGGAACCACCCCCCTACCCCTGAAACTGCTCGGCGAAACGGCTTTTAATATATTGACCCTAGACCGCTTTACGCTCTGGGCCACCATTATGGCGCTACCGCTTTTTGGCGAGTTCGCCTACCGGATGGTAGAAGGCGACCTAAAAGACCGTATTCAGGAAAATTGGGGCCGTGTCTACCATCGTATTTTGGGAGGCCTTATTGTGGGCGGTATGCTTTTCATGGTCATCTTTACCATGAGCCTAGGCTATTTTAGGCCATCACAGCCGCAGAAAATAAAGATGCAGCCCATTGTCAATTTTTTAAGCCAAGATTCGCACGACCACTGGCGCTACCTACCTTTGGGCTTCGGCGATCAAATGGCCTGGCTTTCGGCCCAGACCCAGGCCATGACGGTAGACGGCAATTACCACTCCGCACGGCGGCTGCCCGAACTGACGACCAGGGCCATTGAACGCCTTGAAAATTCAAAATTTAGAGGCGTTGAGGGCATCGGCTCTTTACAACAATTCTTGACCGTACCGGAAAAATACAATCTGAAATACATCTTCTCAAACGACAAATTCTACGACCCCATTCTCTACTTCTGCGGATGGCAACGCCTACAACAATTGGAAAACGGTATTATGGTTTGGGAAAAACTGAACGTACCGCCATTCCCTACCATTATGCCCAAAGAAGACGTACATGTGGCCCTAAAGCTCATGTGGGGCATCATTCCCATTCTTACGGTCTTACTGGCCTTTGTCATCAACATTCAATGGATATGGGTCAGGGCATTAAAACTAAAGCCCCTACCCCAGGGCGAGTTCGTAAAATACGCCATCGACCACAACAACTTCCCAAAACGATTGATTGTCATCAATCATATCTGGGCCTTCATACTACTGATCGTATTGGGCTATGGCACTTATCTTTTCTACATCAAAAACGTAGATCAGGTAGCCCCCTCAAACGTGGTCGAAGCCTACTATGACGCTCTTGACTTCAAGGAATTCAACAAGGCCTATTCATTTTTGAATCCCGATAGCGATAAAACCATTGCCCAGTATATGCTTGAGGTTTCCGTCACCGATGGCATTCTCAGTTCCTACGCCAAACTCGATTCCTTAGGCATCGAATTTTTACGGCAAAATGATACCAGTGCCCGGGTAAAGGCGGCCACAAGATGGATCACTCCCCTTGAGAGCATTCACAAAGACTACTACCACAGCCTTATCAAAAAGAAGGGAAAATGGTATATCGAGCCTTCATCCCTAGACAACGACCTACCGCCCGACCAATTGTTCACTTCGAACAACACCACTTTTTTCAACCACGGTCGACGAAAGATCACTACCCAGCAGACCCATCATGAAGACGTTCTAAAACAACCCGTTCTTGAAGTGCTAAAGGCCCGGCTTGTACAATACCAAGGGAGCTACAGCATTATCGGCGAGCTTCAGAACGTAGACCATGTTCCTGCGGATGTGGTTATAAAGGGTACGCTGTACAATGACCAGAACAAAGAACTGGCCACTTACAACGCGAAAGACGTAGCCAAGCATAAATTGATGCCCAAGGAGACCACTACCTTTAGAATAGACTTTGAAGGTATTGCCTGGTCATCTACCAAAGACACCTTGCCCCCTACCTTTGACCCAGACCAGTTTACCCCAATGACCTTCGATGAACAACCCACAAAGTTCAACCTGCAATGTGCGGGAAATGTGGCCAACACCGATCTCTATAAACAAGTAAGCCTGCAAGAGCTGGTTTTTGAAGATGATAAAATAAGCGGTACCCTTTTTAACTCGGGCATTCAAGAGGTGACCATTCCCCAGCTTTTAATTTCGTATTACGATAAAAACCAAGAACTCATTTGGGTCGAACACAAATTCTTGACCGATGGGGTGCGCATTCAAAGGAAACGTTTCTTTGAATACAAAGTAGCGTCTTTATCGGATATTAAAATCATAAACAGCAGTCTTACAAACTGCTTCGTAAACGGCAGTCCCAATTCCGAAATCGGAAAAAAGGTGTTTCCCGACAGAAACATATCCCATAGTCAAGACCAACTACAACCCTATTCGGGAGACGGTTTTGAATTCTTAAAATTTGAGTTGAACAGTTATATAGGCAATCCGAAATGA
- a CDS encoding glycoside hydrolase family 2 TIM barrel-domain containing protein — translation MKMNRNLYRIFLLVTFLALNALILFGVTSALTYLNTGADRTSMLHLHEEISASYLPKVQWEIAQNEGRPMETQTLGEIERDYLSAWQVRNAAYANNLPYGVADYYTDSMRTELFKITELNLKNKVTLQTTTLEHHPKLEFYSTDGKLVVFTDKNVSAYEEVYQNETLVTKRKLLSDYKVMLLLEDGFWRVRHLVENTLPKTEKQTIPKVQNLKNFHFKGINYYPQNTPWDMFGDKFDISIIEHDFKLMAKMGINSLRIFIPYESFGKEHVDQEKIQKVKLTLDMAEKNGLDIMPTLFDFYGNYSINDWTMTNRHVEQVVESLKDHKAIIAWDVKNEPDLDFESRGKERVLAWLEQTVERIRSIDPERAITIGWASPEAAVHLKDQLELVSFHYYRGASEFEAAFTILKNKVTDKPLLLQEYGYSSYDGIWNAFSGSDEKQKAYIETIQKVVEKEKLSHMIWTLYDFKNIPTSVVGRLPWRKVQQRHFGLLDSQGRKKPVYDIFINKGLE, via the coding sequence ATGAAAATGAACCGAAACCTATATCGTATTTTCCTACTGGTCACGTTTTTGGCCCTTAACGCCCTCATCCTATTCGGGGTCACTAGCGCATTGACCTATTTGAACACCGGTGCGGATCGTACATCAATGTTGCACCTGCACGAGGAAATATCCGCCTCCTACCTGCCTAAAGTGCAATGGGAAATTGCCCAAAACGAAGGCCGTCCCATGGAAACACAAACCTTGGGCGAAATAGAACGCGATTACCTAAGTGCCTGGCAGGTGCGTAACGCCGCCTATGCCAACAACCTTCCCTATGGCGTGGCCGACTACTATACCGATAGTATGCGTACCGAACTTTTTAAGATTACCGAGCTCAACCTAAAAAATAAGGTTACCCTACAGACCACCACACTTGAACATCACCCCAAATTGGAATTTTACAGTACCGATGGTAAGCTTGTGGTCTTCACCGATAAGAACGTCTCGGCCTATGAAGAAGTCTACCAAAACGAAACCTTGGTCACCAAACGAAAACTATTGTCCGATTACAAGGTAATGCTGCTCTTGGAAGATGGCTTTTGGAGGGTGCGCCATTTGGTAGAAAACACCTTGCCCAAAACGGAAAAACAGACCATCCCGAAGGTGCAAAACCTTAAAAATTTTCATTTTAAGGGAATTAACTACTACCCTCAAAACACCCCTTGGGATATGTTCGGGGATAAATTCGACATCTCAATAATTGAACATGACTTTAAGCTCATGGCCAAAATGGGCATCAATAGCCTACGTATTTTCATTCCGTACGAATCTTTCGGGAAAGAACATGTGGATCAAGAAAAAATACAAAAAGTAAAACTGACCCTTGATATGGCCGAAAAAAACGGATTGGACATCATGCCTACCCTCTTTGATTTTTATGGGAATTACAGCATCAACGATTGGACGATGACCAACCGCCATGTGGAGCAAGTGGTAGAATCCCTAAAAGACCACAAGGCCATTATTGCTTGGGACGTCAAGAACGAACCCGACCTTGATTTTGAATCACGGGGCAAAGAACGGGTGTTGGCCTGGTTGGAACAGACCGTAGAACGTATTCGTTCAATAGACCCTGAGCGGGCCATTACCATAGGATGGGCAAGTCCGGAAGCCGCCGTTCACCTTAAGGATCAACTTGAGCTTGTCTCGTTTCACTATTACCGTGGTGCTTCGGAATTTGAAGCCGCCTTTACTATTCTAAAAAACAAGGTCACCGATAAACCGCTGTTGTTACAAGAATATGGATATTCTTCCTACGACGGTATCTGGAACGCGTTTTCCGGTTCCGATGAAAAGCAAAAAGCCTATATAGAAACCATTCAAAAGGTCGTGGAAAAAGAGAAGCTATCGCATATGATATGGACACTCTACGATTTCAAGAACATTCCCACTTCCGTAGTAGGCCGTCTGCCTTGGCGAAAAGTACAGCAACGCCATTTTGGCCTACTCGATTCACAGGGAAGAAAAAAACCGGTGTATGACATCTTTATAAATAAGGGGCTAGAATAA